Proteins co-encoded in one uncultured Flavobacterium sp. genomic window:
- a CDS encoding methylated-DNA--[protein]-cysteine S-methyltransferase: MNTQENINYNRIADAIDYIKTNFKTQPNLDEVAEKVHLSPFHFQRLFTEWAGTSPKKFLQYISVEHAKKILKEDNQATLFDAAFDTGLSGTSRLHDLFVNIEGMTPAEYKNGGKNLEINFSFAESPFGNIIVASTQKGVCFMAFAESEEIGFEDLKHKFPNATFTRKLDLMQQNALFIFQNDWSKLSEIKLHLKGTDFQLKVWETLLKIPMGQLSTYGSIAQQIEKPNASRAVGTAIGSNPVAFLIPCHRVIQSTGTFGGYMWGNTRKTAIIGWEGAQLNP, encoded by the coding sequence ATGAACACACAGGAAAACATCAATTATAACCGAATTGCAGATGCGATTGATTATATCAAAACCAACTTTAAAACGCAACCTAATCTTGATGAAGTTGCCGAAAAAGTCCATTTAAGTCCGTTTCACTTTCAGCGTTTGTTTACAGAATGGGCAGGAACAAGTCCGAAGAAGTTTTTGCAATATATTAGTGTTGAACACGCCAAAAAAATTCTGAAAGAAGACAATCAGGCCACCTTATTTGACGCCGCTTTTGACACGGGACTTTCCGGAACAAGCCGACTTCATGATTTGTTTGTAAACATCGAAGGAATGACTCCCGCCGAATATAAAAATGGCGGTAAAAATTTAGAAATCAATTTCAGCTTTGCCGAGAGTCCGTTTGGGAATATCATTGTTGCTTCTACCCAAAAAGGCGTTTGTTTTATGGCTTTCGCCGAAAGCGAAGAAATTGGATTTGAAGATTTAAAACATAAATTCCCTAATGCAACTTTCACCCGAAAACTGGATTTAATGCAACAAAATGCTTTATTCATTTTTCAGAACGACTGGAGCAAATTATCTGAAATAAAACTGCATTTAAAAGGAACTGATTTCCAGTTGAAAGTTTGGGAAACCTTACTCAAAATTCCAATGGGACAATTGTCTACTTACGGATCAATCGCACAACAAATCGAGAAACCAAATGCTTCACGTGCTGTCGGAACTGCAATTGGCAGTAATCCTGTTGCCTTTTTAATTCCGTGTCACCGCGTTATTCAATCTACCGGAACCTTTGGTGGTTATATGTGGGGAAATACCCGAAAAACAGCCATTATTGGGTGGGAAGGTGCGCAGTT